gtgagaaaagaaaacagtctgAAACTATTAATGAACCAAGGAAAAGCCAAagggtaagaaaagaaaagactctAGGCTCTGATTTTATTTAATctcaatctattgtatttttagtcgaaggaaatagaacaaaggttcttaagaaaatacccatattgttgaatgttgaGCATGATCCTAAAAGTCTAAGCGAAGCATTGACTTCAAGAGATGTAGCATTTTGGAAAGAGGCTATAGATGATGAACTTGAATCATTAATATCTAATCAGACATGAGTTTTAATATACTTGCCCCAAGGATGAAAAGCAATAGGTTGTAAGTGAGCatttagaagaaaatacaatacaaacggGTCTATTTAGACATTTAAAACCAGGCAAGTTGCCAAAGGTTTTAAGCAAAATAAGGGAATAGACTATTTCAATACATATGCACCAGTAGCTAGGCTCACATCAATTAGAAGATTGTTTGCATTGGCATCTTTATATAATTTGCAtgtgcatcaaatggatgtgaaagcGGCATTTTTAAATGGTGATTTAGATGAAGAAGTCTATATGGAACAACCAGAATGGTTTGTTCTCCCTAGGAATGAAAAGAAGGTTTGTAAATTAGTAAAGTCATTATATGGATTGTagcaagcaccaaaacaatgacatgaaaaagtttgattttgtcattttatcatatGGATTTAGACATAACAGTGTTGATAAATGCATATATTTTAAATTcacaaatgattatggtgttgttatatgtttatatgtcgACGACTTGCTAATTTTTGGTATAAACATTAAAGGTGTATCTGAAACTAAATAGTATCTAAATTCATAATTCAAGATGAAGGACTTGAATGAAGTAGATACTATCTTGggaattaaagtaaagaagCATAGTGAGGGTTATGCTTTGTATCAGTCACATTATATAGAAAAATTGCTTCTTAAGTTTAAGCTTCTACAAATAAAATAGGCAAATACCCCTTATGACCCTAGTGAGACTTTGCTTAATAATTCTGGTAGGTCTGTTGCACAACTTGAGTATGCTAGTGTAATCAGAAGTTTAATGTATGCCATGCATTGTACCAGGCCAGATATCGCATTTGCAGTAAGCCCAGATATCGCATTTGCAGTAAGCAAACTTTCTAGATACACTAGTCATCCAAGTATTGCTCATTGGAAAGCAATAAATAGAATTTTTGGTTATCTTAAAAGAACTATTAACTTGAGTTTAACTTACTTTGAGTTTCTAGCAGTACTTGAAGGATTTTCAGATGCAAGTTGGATAACAAGCGCTAATGATAATAAGTCTACATCAGGGTGAATTTTTACAATTGCCGGAGGAGCAATTTCTTGGGCTTCAAAGAAGCAAACATGTATAGCACATTCAACTATGGAACCTGAATTTATAGCATTAGCAGCACCAGGTAAAGAAGCGGAATGAATTAGAAATTTGTTATTGGAAATGGAGTTGTGGCCACAACCaatgccatccatttctttatacTGTGATAGTGAGGCTACTTTGTCTAGAGCATACAATAAGGTATACAATGAAAAGTCTAGACATATTACGTTGAGACATGAATATGTCAAGCAATTAATAACTGATGGAGTTATTAATATTGCTTATGTTAAATCAAGTAATAACTGGGCGGATTCGTTagcaaaagcactttcaagagCTTTGGTAGTTAGTACATCTAGTGGAATGGGGCTAAAACCCTTTAGTGAAAATTGGCCACCAATAATGGTAACCCGACTTTGTCTAGAACATCActagtttaaaagtttaatgggTAATAACAAGTTATTGTTAAGTGATTGTGaaagtaggggtgggcacgggccgggccgggcccaaaTTTGAAGGAACCTGGCCATACCCGTTATAAATTGTAACGGGCCGGGCCGAGCCGGGTAGAGAGATCTTGGATTTTAGAACCGGACCTAACCCGGCCCGTTTCAAACGGGCCGGTCCGGAGCGGGTCCACGGGtccaaatccttttttttttttcaaaaatacaaTTTTATAAAACTGCACTGCAGTGCACAGCAGCACAGAcgttttcaaaaattacatgaGCTACTTCATGCTTCAAGCTTCTTCATAGACAGATTACAAGAGCtattccaaatccaaaaaaaacataaacattAAAACCGAAATAACATCCGTATTAACATCTGCAATGACATCAAACGTCCAAAATGATGAGGTGATACATTATGGTCAAAGAAATTGCAATATCGAAATGAGAACTGCAGTCTCAGCTCCTTGTACATCCTTGAAGGTAACATATGCAATTTGTGACCGCTCAGTATCACTACATGATCTTTCAATAAGACAGATTCAAACAAAGATAATGAAAGACAATAAATCCATTAAACTAAGTCAATCATCAAACCTCATCGTTTCGACATAAACAATATcaccagaaaaagaaaagaactccTTTATGTCTCTCTCACTTGCACCCAAGGAAAGATTGTTGACTTTGATGGTTGTTACCTGCAACAGAATGATAACATGAATCTTTTATCCAAACATCCAACACTGAAAAACAACAAACTCAAAATGAATCAGTTGGAAAAATTAACACACACGGCTAaagattaattttttaagtaaaaGTGTAAAACTAATAGAGAAGTAGCTTGGTCTTATTTTGCATGTTGCAGCAATTGTCTTTTACTGGTGTAGCAGAGCAATGAAAACACCAAACACAGATTTCCAGTGATAAAGCTCTTTATCCCGTCTATTGGATCTAAAACCCATACATAATCTGCATACTTGTCTTTACATCtccacccattttcttctccaTAACTCTATCATATCTTCTCCAATAGCACAAAATCTAAATATTCAAAATTCATACACTAGCAGCAAACCAAATTCGAAACTCATACACAAGCAGCAAATCAAGAACCCAAAGTCCCAAAatctagaaaaccctaatttatttttcaatccTAATCCTGAAAATTGAATACCTTTTGTGAGATAGACCGTGAAGTGGTGGTCGGAGTTGAGAGAAGCTGGTGGTGGTGGTCAAAGTCGACTTCAGACGGGAGGGAGCTCAGCTATCAAGATTCAAGAGGGAGTATGAGaatcgagagggaggagagtcaatcagtttgagagagagagatcgagaaAGAGGAGAGTCACTGAGTCTGAGAATCGACGATCTGATTCGAGAGAGAGAACCGAGCTGTGGAGATTCAGTTCAGTCTAGGAGGGAGAGATTGAGAAACGGAGAAGGTGAATTGACAGAaatgtgtgtgtgaattgtttGTGTATGCGTGTGTGAGAATTGAATGGTGGAGAGTTAATCTCCACTATTAGACGGTGGATACGGTTCGGGTAGGGGCCCCGTGTCCTCAAAAATTTGtacccgccccgccccgccATTCATTTAGACTCaacccgccccgccccgttttTGTGTATAAAATATATGGAACTGCCCCGAACCTGGATTG
Above is a window of Malus sylvestris chromosome 15, drMalSylv7.2, whole genome shotgun sequence DNA encoding:
- the LOC126602741 gene encoding binding partner of ACD11 1-like; the encoded protein is MNGGAGRLSSLPSEVDFDHHHQLLSTPTTTSRSISQKVTTIKVNNLSLGASERDIKEFFSFSGDIVYVETMSDTERSQIAYVTFKDVQGAETAVLISILQFL